A single region of the Etheostoma cragini isolate CJK2018 chromosome 3, CSU_Ecrag_1.0, whole genome shotgun sequence genome encodes:
- the calm3a gene encoding calmodulin 3a (phosphorylase kinase, delta) → MADQLTEEQIAEFKEAFSLFDKDGDGTITTKELGTVMRSLGQNPTEAELQDMINEVDADGNGTIDFPEFLTMMARKMKDTDSEEEIREAFRVFDKDGNGYISAAELRHVMTNLGEKLTDEEVDEMIREADIDGDGQVNYEEFVQMMTAK, encoded by the exons ATG GCTGATCAGCTGACTGAGGAGCAGATTGCTG AGTTCAAGGAGGCGTTCTCGCTGTTTGACAAGGATGGTGATGGCACAATCACTACCAAGGAGCTTGGGACAGTGATGCGCTCTCTGGGACAGAACCCCACTGAGGCTGAGCTGCAGGACATGATCAATGAGGTGGATGCAGATG GTAATGGTACAATTGACTTTCCTGAGTTCTTGACTATGATGGCCAGGAAGATGAAAGATACAGACAGTGAGGAGGAGATCAGAGAAGCGTTCAGAGTCTTTGACAAG GACGGTAACGGCTACATCAGTGCAGCCGAGCTACGGCACGTCATGACCAACTTAGGGGAGAAGCTCACTGATGAGGAGGTGGACGAGATGATCCGCGAGGCTGACATTGATGGCGATGGTCAAGTCAACTATGAGG AGTTTGTCCAAATGATGACTGCCAAGTGA